Proteins from a single region of Acidimicrobiia bacterium:
- a CDS encoding sodium-translocating pyrophosphatase codes for MNSILAAEGGYQEFTLNGGEYLILALSGLSALLALAVGFILMKEVLAEDQGTPKMIEIATAIQEGAATYLKRQFRTIIMVLIPLTAVVFITSQEVIKPAIANNPDAIVLTFATSGTARTIAFVAGAFLSGLTGYIGMTLATRGNVRTAAAAKRNSLPDALRIAFRTGGVAGMFTVGLGLLGATIIIAIFQNTSSAILVGFGFGGSLLALFLRVGGGIFTKAADVGADLVGKVEAGIPEDDPRNPATIADNVGDNVGDCAGMASDLFESYEVTLVAAIILGVPAFAAAGLNPALGLVFPLAARAIGVIASIFGVYAVKAKEGETDALKPINRGFLTAGIITVVGVGALALFYVKNPTVAFDGSGDAVTINNVGWRCFGAVVIGLVLAQVVSRLTEYFTATHHAPVREIAESTRTGPATTILSGTAAGLESSVYAIIAIALAIGVSLALGGGNLQFSLYLVALCGMGMLATTGVIVAEDTFGPVSDNAAGIAEMSGEFHGEPERIMVMLDAVGNTTKAVTKGFAIGSAVIASVAIFASFIETAVDELLPREEIENALKGSRGVFDLLPINVADPKVFIGLLIGGAVPFLFAALAINAVSRTAGVVVQEVRRQFADGLIMKGEKLPDHGPVIDICTTASLRELVTPALLAVLTPVVIGFGMGFTALGAFLVAVILVGQLMANYLSNAGGAWDNAKKYIEDGNEGGKGSEGHKAAVIADTVGDPFKDTAGPALNPLIKVMNLVSLLMLPAMLGLSTFNKDTRIATPNGTSVAIAGVALLILIASVAFSKRKKAGFGADEPRASASSMS; via the coding sequence ATGAACAGCATCCTGGCCGCTGAAGGCGGCTATCAGGAGTTCACCCTGAACGGAGGTGAGTACCTGATCCTGGCCTTGTCGGGCCTATCGGCGCTGCTCGCCCTCGCCGTCGGCTTCATCCTGATGAAGGAGGTCCTGGCCGAGGACCAGGGCACCCCCAAGATGATCGAGATCGCCACCGCCATCCAGGAAGGTGCCGCTACCTATCTCAAGCGCCAGTTCCGCACCATCATCATGGTTCTCATCCCGCTGACCGCGGTGGTCTTCATCACCTCCCAAGAGGTGATCAAACCGGCGATCGCCAACAACCCTGATGCCATCGTCCTGACCTTCGCTACCTCCGGCACCGCTCGGACCATTGCCTTCGTGGCCGGAGCGTTCTTGTCTGGTCTCACCGGTTACATCGGCATGACCTTGGCCACCCGCGGCAACGTCCGTACCGCGGCGGCCGCCAAGCGCAACTCCCTACCCGACGCCCTGCGGATTGCCTTCCGCACCGGCGGCGTAGCGGGCATGTTCACGGTGGGCCTCGGCCTCCTCGGCGCCACCATCATCATCGCCATCTTCCAAAACACGAGTTCCGCCATCCTGGTGGGCTTCGGCTTCGGTGGCTCGCTGCTGGCCCTGTTCCTCCGGGTCGGTGGTGGCATCTTCACCAAGGCCGCCGATGTCGGTGCCGACCTCGTGGGCAAGGTTGAGGCAGGCATCCCCGAGGACGACCCCCGCAACCCTGCCACCATCGCCGACAACGTCGGCGACAACGTGGGCGACTGCGCCGGCATGGCCTCCGATCTGTTCGAGAGCTACGAGGTAACCCTCGTGGCCGCCATCATCCTCGGCGTTCCCGCCTTCGCGGCCGCCGGCCTGAACCCCGCCCTGGGCCTCGTGTTCCCGCTGGCCGCCCGCGCCATCGGCGTCATCGCCTCCATCTTCGGCGTCTACGCCGTGAAGGCTAAGGAAGGCGAGACCGACGCCCTCAAGCCGATCAACCGCGGCTTCCTCACCGCCGGAATCATCACCGTGGTGGGCGTGGGCGCCCTGGCGCTGTTCTACGTGAAGAACCCCACCGTGGCCTTCGACGGCAGCGGCGACGCGGTCACCATCAACAACGTCGGCTGGCGTTGCTTCGGTGCTGTGGTCATCGGCCTCGTACTCGCCCAGGTGGTCAGCCGCCTCACCGAGTACTTCACCGCCACCCACCACGCCCCCGTGCGAGAGATCGCCGAGAGCACCCGCACCGGTCCGGCCACCACCATCCTGTCGGGTACCGCCGCCGGCCTGGAAAGTTCCGTCTACGCCATCATCGCCATCGCTCTCGCCATTGGCGTTTCGTTGGCCCTCGGCGGCGGCAACCTCCAGTTCTCGCTCTACCTCGTCGCCTTGTGCGGCATGGGCATGCTCGCCACCACCGGGGTGATCGTGGCCGAGGACACCTTCGGCCCGGTATCGGACAACGCGGCGGGTATCGCCGAAATGTCCGGCGAGTTCCACGGTGAGCCCGAGCGCATCATGGTGATGCTCGACGCGGTGGGTAACACCACCAAGGCCGTCACCAAGGGCTTCGCCATCGGCTCCGCCGTGATTGCCTCGGTGGCGATTTTCGCCAGCTTCATCGAGACGGCGGTAGACGAACTCCTTCCCCGGGAGGAAATCGAAAATGCCCTGAAGGGGAGTCGCGGGGTATTCGACCTGCTGCCGATCAACGTGGCCGACCCGAAGGTGTTCATCGGCCTGCTCATCGGCGGTGCCGTTCCCTTCCTCTTCGCTGCCCTGGCCATCAATGCCGTGTCTCGCACGGCTGGTGTCGTGGTGCAGGAGGTGCGACGTCAGTTCGCCGACGGCCTCATCATGAAAGGCGAGAAGCTCCCCGACCACGGTCCGGTGATCGATATCTGCACCACCGCATCGCTCCGCGAACTCGTAACCCCCGCCCTGTTGGCCGTGCTCACCCCGGTGGTCATCGGCTTCGGGATGGGCTTCACCGCCCTCGGTGCCTTCCTGGTGGCCGTGATCCTCGTAGGCCAACTCATGGCCAACTACCTGAGCAACGCCGGTGGTGCGTGGGACAACGCCAAGAAGTACATCGAAGACGGCAATGAAGGCGGCAAGGGCTCCGAAGGCCACAAGGCCGCGGTCATCGCCGACACGGTGGGCGATCCCTTCAAGGACACCGCCGGCCCGGCCCTCAACCCGTTGATCAAGGTGATGAACCTGGTCTCGTTGCTGATGCTCCCGGCGATGCTCGGACTTTCGACGTTCAATAAGGACACCAGGATCGCCACTCCCAATGGCACCAGCGTCGCCATTGCCGGGGTCGCCTTGCTGATCCTCATTGCGTCCGTTGCCTTCTCGAAGCGGAAGAAGGCCGGCTTCGGTGCAGACGAGCCGCGGGCGTCGGCCAGCAGCATGAGCTGA
- a CDS encoding enoyl-CoA hydratase family protein, translated as MPTTSTIHDNGIAEIVMDNPPVNALTVAGWFGLADLLTEAGRHPQVRVVVLRAEGRGFNAGVDIKEMQASEGFEALIGANKGCFAAFAAVYDCPVPVVAAVNGFCLGGGVGLVGNADVIVAAEDATFGLPEVDRGALGAATHLSRLVPQHKMRAMVYTSATATAQELHHFGSVHSVVPLADLRAAALEVAGQIAAKSPTVIRAAKESLNGIDPWDVKRSYRFEQGFTFELNLSGVADEHRDAFVDKRTTDTSE; from the coding sequence ATGCCCACCACCAGCACCATCCACGACAACGGCATCGCCGAGATCGTTATGGACAACCCACCCGTGAACGCACTGACGGTGGCGGGATGGTTCGGCCTGGCCGACCTGCTCACCGAAGCTGGCCGCCATCCGCAGGTGCGGGTGGTCGTGCTGCGAGCCGAGGGACGCGGCTTCAACGCAGGAGTAGACATCAAAGAAATGCAGGCTTCGGAAGGGTTCGAGGCCCTCATCGGGGCCAACAAGGGTTGCTTCGCCGCCTTCGCCGCCGTGTACGACTGTCCCGTTCCCGTGGTGGCGGCGGTCAACGGCTTCTGTCTTGGCGGCGGGGTCGGGCTGGTGGGCAACGCCGATGTGATCGTGGCCGCCGAGGACGCCACCTTCGGCCTCCCCGAGGTAGACCGAGGAGCCCTCGGCGCCGCCACCCACCTCAGCCGCCTGGTGCCTCAGCACAAGATGCGCGCCATGGTCTACACATCGGCTACCGCCACCGCGCAAGAACTCCACCACTTCGGTTCCGTGCACTCGGTGGTGCCCCTCGCTGACCTGCGAGCCGCGGCCCTGGAGGTGGCCGGCCAGATCGCCGCCAAATCCCCCACCGTCATCCGTGCCGCCAAAGAAAGCCTCAACGGGATCGACCCCTGGGACGTGAAGCGCTCCTACCGTTTCGAACAGGGCTTCACCTTCGAGCTGAACCTGTCGGGCGTGGCCGATGAACATCGCGATGCCTTCGTGGACAAGCGCACCACCGATACGAGCGAGTGA
- a CDS encoding SDR family oxidoreductase has protein sequence MTLTIDLRGQVALVTGGTKGIGAAIADRLAEGGATVVVCGRHEPPTPTHAFLPCDVRNPDEVDALVAQIVATQGHLDLAVNNAGGSPNAEAAEASPRFSEAIIRLNLLAPLHVAQAANRVMQQQEGGGVIVNVASVSALRPSPGTAAYGAAKAGLINLTQSLAVEWAPKVRVNAVSAGLVATADSLEHYGGADGLVQVAATVPLGRFGTPTEVADAVAFLASPLAGYASGANLILHGGGEWPAFLRSNKD, from the coding sequence ATGACTCTTACGATCGACCTGCGCGGCCAGGTGGCTTTGGTGACCGGCGGTACGAAAGGCATCGGCGCGGCCATTGCTGATCGTCTGGCCGAGGGAGGGGCCACGGTGGTGGTCTGTGGGCGCCACGAGCCGCCCACGCCAACCCATGCCTTTCTGCCCTGCGACGTACGGAACCCCGATGAAGTCGATGCGCTAGTGGCCCAGATCGTGGCCACCCAGGGCCACCTGGATCTTGCCGTAAACAATGCGGGGGGGTCGCCCAACGCCGAGGCCGCCGAGGCGTCCCCGCGGTTCAGTGAAGCGATTATTCGCCTGAATCTCCTCGCCCCCCTTCATGTCGCCCAGGCCGCCAATCGGGTGATGCAGCAGCAGGAGGGCGGCGGTGTGATCGTGAATGTGGCCAGCGTCAGCGCGTTGCGCCCGTCACCGGGAACGGCCGCTTACGGCGCCGCCAAGGCCGGTCTGATCAACCTCACGCAGTCGTTGGCGGTGGAGTGGGCTCCGAAGGTGCGGGTGAACGCGGTGTCAGCCGGTCTGGTGGCCACCGCCGACAGCCTCGAGCATTACGGCGGTGCCGATGGTTTGGTTCAGGTGGCCGCCACGGTTCCCCTGGGTAGGTTCGGTACACCGACCGAGGTGGCCGATGCGGTGGCCTTCCTGGCTAGTCCTCTGGCGGGTTACGCCAGCGGGGCCAATCTGATCCTGCACGGCGGCGGCGAGTGGCCGGCCTTCCTGCGCTCGAACAAGGACTGA